In Candidatus Didemnitutus sp., the genomic window GGTTGTTCTGGCGGACGCCGCGCAGGCGGATGAATTCAGGGGACGTGGGACGCACTGGGTTCACGGATGAGCAGCCCGACGGGAAAGGCAACACGCCGCGCGCGGGCGTGCGGGATTGCTGACATAGGGTTGTCAGGAGCGGATGGACGGGCGTGGGCAGCGCGCTTGCGCGCGCCTCGTGCCATGAACGGGCCCGGGTCCATCCGCCTAACAAACGACGCTCGGCGCCGCAAGCGCGCTGCCCACACGAACTGTCCTAAACCTTCACCAACTGGGTGAACAGATTGAGGTGGGCGCTGATCTGTTGCTCGGCGGTGAACTCGTCGCGGGCGTGGCGGCGGGCGGTCTCGCTGTAGCGGCGACGGAGGCCAGGCTCGCGGATGAGGCGGTCGAGCGCGTCGACGAAGCCGGCCTGGTCCTTGTTTTTCAGCAGCACGCCGGATTGGCCGGGAATGAAGCATTCGCCGACACCGACGATGTCGTAGGCCACGGCGGGCAGGCCGTGGAGCTGCGACTCGATGAGGAAGTTCGACAGCGATTCGCTTTGCGAGGCGAGCACGGCGAGGTCGGAGGCGTGGTAGAGCGGTGTGGGCTCGGGCTGGTAACCGAGGAAGCGCACGCGGCCTCCGAGGCCGAGATCGTGCGCGAGGCGTTCGCAGCGTTTGCGCTCCACGCCGTCGCCGGCGAGCCAGAGCTGCCAGTCGAGGTAACCGGGGAGTTTCGAGCAGATTTCGATCAGTTCGCGCTGGTTTTTCTCCGGGCGGAACATCGCGACGTTGAGCATCACGACGGTGCTCGGGTTGGCGCCATAGTAGCGGCGGAGGGCGTGATTGCGCGCGCCGTCGACGTCGTGCGAGCGCAGCACGGGATTATGGATGACGGTGATCTTGTGCGAGGCGATGTCGTGGTCGTCGGTCAGCACGCGCTTGGCCACGTGGCTGTTGGCGATGACGTGGCGGCAACGGCGCAGCGAGCGCCGGAACAGGTAGGGAAGGGACTTGCCCGTGCGCATGGTGCAGACGACCACCGCATGCGGCAGGCGCTTTTGGATGAAGCCGGCGTAGCAGTTCGCCATGCGTCCCATGCAAAGCACGAGGTCCGGCGCGGCCTCGGTGGCGGCGCGGAGCAGGCCGGGCGCGAACCAATCGAGGTGAAGATCGAAGGGTTGCAGCGACTTGAACGCGAAAGGCTGGTTGTCCGCATCGTCCCCGAGTGCACCGCGCGGGCGGAAGGTGAGCAGCGTGACCTCGTGCCCGGCTTTGGCGGCCGCGGCGCCGAGGAAGACGGCGTGGCGTTCGGTGCCGCCGCTGCGCAGGTAGTCTTGGACGATCAGGATTTTCATTGCTCCCCGAGGAATCGGGCTAGAGTCATGCAGGCCATGAACAACCCGTTCGTCAACCTGCTCGTGCGGTGGATGGTGCTCGCGCTCGGCGTCGTGCTCAGCGCGACGCTCGTGCCCGGCATTCATTACGACACGGCGGGGACGCTCGCGGTGGTCGTGATCCTGCTGAGTTTCCTCAACGCGGTGCTGAAGCCGCTGATGGTGCTCTTCACGCTGCCGTTCATCGTGCTGTCGCTCGGCGTCGGCGTGTGGCTGATCAATGCGGTGCTGTTCTACTTCGTCGGCAAGCTCGTCGACGGCTTCCACGTCGCGGGTTTCGGCTCGGCGCTGCTCGGCGCGCTCGTGGTGAGCGTCACGAACCTGATCCTCACGCAGATGCTGAAGCGCGCGGCAGTGCCGCCGCCCGCGTCGCGCGGTCCGCGCGGAGACGGGAAGCGCGACGACGTGATCGATATCTGAGTCGCGGCCGAGTCCAAGCGAGTGAGAACGGGACGGCGAAATTACGCCTTCGCTGGCAGCGGAGATTGCATTTGACGCTACCGGGAGCGGGGGCGACGTTCGCCGCTCAAAATCTACGCCTATGTCAGAAGCAATCTACGACTTGGTAGTCATCGGTGGCGGTCCGGCCGGTTACGCGGCGGCGATTCGCGCCGGTCAGCTCGGCAAGAAGGTCGCGTGCATCGAAATGGAGCGCGCCGGCGGCACCTGCCTTAACTGGGGCTGCATCCCGACGAAGGCGCTGCTGAAGAGCGCCGAGCTGTTCCGCACGATCCAGAAGGCCGAGAGCTACGGCTTGAGCGTGCAGGGCGCGTCGTTTGATTTCCGCAAGGTCGTGGAGCGCTCGCGCGGCGTCTCGGCGCAGATGGCCAAGGGCATCGAGTTTCTCTTCCGCAAGAACAAGGTCGATTACTTCATCGGCCGCGGCCAGGTGACCGTGCCCGGCATGGTCGAGATCGTCGACGGCGAAAACAAAGGAAAATTCTTCCGCACGAAAAACATCCTCGTCGCCACCGGCCAGAAGCCGCGTGCGCTGCCCGGCCTGCCGGTCGACGGCACGCGCGTGATGACCTCCCGCGAGGCGCTCGCGGCGAAGGAGC contains:
- a CDS encoding phage holin family protein, producing MNNPFVNLLVRWMVLALGVVLSATLVPGIHYDTAGTLAVVVILLSFLNAVLKPLMVLFTLPFIVLSLGVGVWLINAVLFYFVGKLVDGFHVAGFGSALLGALVVSVTNLILTQMLKRAAVPPPASRGPRGDGKRDDVIDI
- a CDS encoding glycosyltransferase, which codes for MKILIVQDYLRSGGTERHAVFLGAAAAKAGHEVTLLTFRPRGALGDDADNQPFAFKSLQPFDLHLDWFAPGLLRAATEAAPDLVLCMGRMANCYAGFIQKRLPHAVVVCTMRTGKSLPYLFRRSLRRCRHVIANSHVAKRVLTDDHDIASHKITVIHNPVLRSHDVDGARNHALRRYYGANPSTVVMLNVAMFRPEKNQRELIEICSKLPGYLDWQLWLAGDGVERKRCERLAHDLGLGGRVRFLGYQPEPTPLYHASDLAVLASQSESLSNFLIESQLHGLPAVAYDIVGVGECFIPGQSGVLLKNKDQAGFVDALDRLIREPGLRRRYSETARRHARDEFTAEQQISAHLNLFTQLVKV